In the Endozoicomonas sp. SCSIO W0465 genome, GTGGTATGGGAAGGCTGGGCGAAATTGCAGGATCGGGTAAAAACCTGGCAGATAGCCCGGCAGTTCAGCGCTGGAGAGATGTGATCAAGAGTCAGGTCATGAAGCTGCGCCAATATCGTTTGCAGCGAACCACTGACCAATTCAGCTTTGTCTTGAAACGGTTCGGGAATTGAGCTGAGTGTCTGGCTGAGGACATACACCGGTTTAGAGTAGGGCCAGGGGCAATCGAAACCGCAAACAACTTCAAAAGTGATTCGTCCCATCACCACTGCATCAACCCGGTTCATAAATTTGGCGAAGCCAAAATCATCCTGTTCTGGATTAGGAATGCTGTGCAACCAATCCAGTCCTCCCTGTTTGTCGGCAATGTACCCATCCAGACTGGTTGCAATATATACGATATTTGCCATTAAACGTTACTCACATGGATGATCTGGCAGCAATCTTACACCAGTTCTCGTGACAATCTGACAGTTTTGCCTGAAAAAAGGAAAACCGATGGCCATTAACAATAACGATGTAAAGCTATTTGAAAGCCAGAGACTTACCGATGAGGAAGACGGTGGCGGCCGGGTAACCGGAAACGAGGTCATTGATGGCAATGTCAATAATCTCTTTCAGGACATTTCCCGGATCGACCGAACCATCGGTGATGTGGCTTTACGGAAGGCGTTTATCGGGATCAGCACCGATAACAATGACATTTACCTCGGCAGCCATTTGATCCTGACCGAGCCTCCCAAGGATCAGAATGTTTCTGTCTTGTTATTCAATACCGACAGTCAAACTGATGAGCGCCTTGATGCCAGAGACCGGATTGAGAGCTATGTGGTTCCCGGTATTAAGGCATCATGGGAGCTGGTGGGCGACCAGCTGGAAGGACAGCGAGCCGTTGTCGGCTATCAGCGGGAGGAATGGACGGTTCCTGAAATTGGCGAGGTTTATAAGCTGATTACACCGGATGAAAAAATCAGCCAGTTTATCCGTATTACTTCGGTCAGCCATTCCATTGAGACCTTCACTTATAACAACGGGCAGGAGTATGTAGATTTTACCCGGCGAAAGGTGGAAATGGAGATCAGTGCTCCCTTAGTAACGACCTTTGTCGGAGCGCCACCAGTGCCGGGAGAGCCAGAGGAAGAGACCAGCCGTATTCAGGAAACACAGATAGCTGACACTAGCCGTTACTATGGCATTCAGCCAATGAGCGCCAACATTACCGCAGGCGATCTGACGGTAAAGGCCGAGAGCGTTTATGCACCGTTGGTGCCGAGCGCCAAGGTAGAAAGCCCGTTGTTGGATCAATACGGTGGCTATACCGGCAAAACGATGGTGGCGACTTCGGCCAGTAACCGATCTATCAGCTGTCGCTTTGTTCATATTACCGGCAACCAGAGCCGTACCTACCTTCAGCGGGGTGTTTTGCCCGGAACCCTGACCCTGTCGCTTGATGGCGGCACTTTTGAAGATAACGGCGCAGGCAGTCTGCTCCATAAAAGCGGCACCAATAATTACAGCAAGCTGACCGTGGATTATGAGCTCGGGGAGATTAACGTCTGGCGAGCAAGTAGCTATACCGCAGCAACCGCTAATGCCTCCTATCAGCCAGCGGTGGCGATTACCGGGGCAGCGATCAGTGGCGCTATCCCGGTCACAGGCCAGAACCGGGGCTTTAATTACACTCTGAACATGGCCGAGGCCAAACCAAGGCCGGGAACACTGGTGATTAGCTAGTTCTCGTCCAAAAACGCATCAGGCAATCATAATTAGATTGTACGTGCGTTTTGATATTTCCTGAAATTCCAGAGAGCCGCAAAAACTCTTCCCTTTTTTTCTCTAATCTGGGACGGATATTGGAGAAAAACGCGAAAAGCAGGCAGAAAACATCCTCCCACCATGCTGGAAAGGTACTTTCATGTAGCGTGGAGGTGGCTATCAGGATGGTGCCGGGTGTCTGGCCAGAATCACCAGGTTGTAACAGACCACCGATAACCAGCAATGAGAATCAAAACGCTCAGAACCCTTGCAGTGGCAACGTGATAGCCCAAAACATCTCTTTAGCCACGAAATTCCCGCTTCAATACCTGCCCGGAAGCGAAAGAGCGTTTTATACACATACTGACTTTTAGTCATCTCTTCGACTTCAAGTCCGCGCTTCTTATTAAAAGCTACATCGCTGATTCCCATGGCCTTGGCTTTTTCCAAATTAGCGCGACACGCGTATCCGCCGTCACCGCTTGTCTGGCGAGGTACACGACCATAAATTTCTTTTTGTCTTTCCATCATCGGAATGAATTGGTCCGAATCCGCTGGGTTACCTTCCTCAATAACCAGGTCCAGGATCAATCGACTTTTTCCCTGAACCAGGTTCAGTTTATGGCCATACTGTACTTGCCGCCTGTCTTTTACGATGATATCCGTATGGGGTTCATACAGGCTAACCACTTTTTCCTGGGCTGGCACCTTTTCACCCTTAAAGACCCTGCGCTCTGTCTGGGAGACTATTGCATCCACCAGGGGTAACAGGTGATCCACATCGGCCTGCCACTTGTCGGCATCATCAGCCAGGAGACACTGCCCCTGCTGACGGGCGTTTGCTAGCGTGACAGTAGCTTCGATAAGTACCTTCCGGGATTTTCGGGTCAACTGCAGCAGTTTTTTATAATGCTGATGCCGCTCTTCTTTGCCAGCGTAGATGCATTTTCTGGCCGCATCTTTTACGGCTCGGTTGTGATGGGTATATTCATAAAGCGGTGTCGCTGTCAGTGTTTGTCCCCGTTCCAGCAGCCGACAAATTTCTTTAACGGAACTGGCTAAAAGATCACTGTCGCAAGGAGGTTTGATATCCGATTCGGTGACTGTGCTGTCAATAGCCACAGTGCGCCCTTTTTCAATACCCTGATCTTTAGCGGTCATTAGCTGACAGTTATTAATCCGTTCCCATGTAGATGCAGTAAGAAGGCTGATGAGCCCATGCAAACTGGAGCGACTGGGGCGCTGGTTTGGTTCGAGGCGACAAAAGTCTCGAAAGAGCATGGAGTCCATCAAAACAAACGACAAGTAGTCATAATCACAATTCAAATACTGTTTCAGGAGTGCCGCACGAAGAACGGATTCTGCTGATAGTCCGTTCCGCCCAGTGTTCTGTTTATCACCAGAACTTAAGTCCTCATAAATCCAGTCATTGAACTGTGGATGGGCGTCAAGCCATTGCGAGATACCGGAAAGCTGGGAGCAGATTTCATGAGGTACGTAATGGAGTTCCATACTACACTGCGGGTTGCGTTTTTTGCGCATTTGGAGTCCTCTGTTTTTGGCAATCCCTTATGTTTCTTGCTCTTGGGAAGTTTAGTCGCCAGATAGCAGTAGGGCTCCACTTAATTTTTCAGGATAAAATCTACAGTTTTCAATTGGTTGTGTTTTTGGACGAGAACTAGCTAGTTCTCGTCCAAAAACGCATCAGGCAATCATAATTAGATTGTACGTGCGTTTTGATATTTCCTGAAATTCCAGAGAGCCGCAAAAACTCTTCCCTTTTTTTCTCTAATCTGGGACGGATATTGGAGAAAAACGCGAAAAGCAGGCAGAAAACATCCTCCCACCATGCTGGAAAGGTACTTTCATGTAGCGTGGAGGTGGCTATCAGGATGGTGCCGGGTGTCTGGCCAGAATCACCAGGTTGTAACAGACCACCGATAACCAGCAATGAGAATCAAAACGCTCAGAACCCTTGCAGTGGCAACGTGATAGCCCAAAACATCTCTTTAGCCACGAAATTCCCGCTTCAATACCTGCCCGGAAGCGAAAGAGCGTTTTATACACATACTGACTTTTAGTCATCTCTTCGACTTCAAGTCCGCGCTTCTTATTAAAAGCTACATCGCTGATTCCCATGGCCTTGGCTTTTTCCAAATTAGCGCGACACGCGTATCCGCCGTCACCGCTTGTCTGGCGAGGTACACGACCATAAATTTCTTTTTGTCTTTCCATCATCGGAATGAATTGGTCCGAATCGGCTGGGTTACCTTCCTCAATAACCAGGTCCAGGATCAATCGACTTTTTCCCTGAACCAGGTTCAGTTTATGGCCATACTGTACTTGCCGCCTGTCTTTTACGATGATATCCGTATGGGGTTCATACAGGCTAACCACTTTTTCCTGGGCTGGCACCTTTTCACCCTTAAAGACCCTGCGCTCTGTCTGGGAGACTATTGCATCCACCAGGGGTAACAGGTGATCCACATCGGCCTGCCACTTGTCGGCATCATCAGCCAGGAGACACTGCCCCTGCTGACGGGCGTTTGCTAGCGTGACAGTAGCTTCGATAAGTACCTTCCGGGATTTTCGGGTCAACTGCAGCAGTTTTTTATAATGCTGATGCCGCTCTTCTTTGCCAGCGTAGATGCATTTTCTGGCCGCATCTTTTACGGCTCGGTTGTGATGGGTATATTCATAAAGCGGTGTCGCTGTCAGTGTTTGTCCCCGTTCCAGCAGCCGACAAATTTCTTTAACGGAACTGGCTAAAAGATCACTGTCGCAAGGAGGTTTGATATCCGATTCGGTGACTGTGCTGTCAATAGCCACAGTGCGCCCTTTTTCAATACCCTGATCTTTAGCGGTCATTAGCTGACAGTTATTAATCCGTTCCCATGTAGATGCAGTAAGAAGGCTGATGAGCCCATGCAAACTGGAGCGACTGGGGCGCTGGTTTGGTTCGAGGCGACAAAAGTCTCGAAAGAGCATGGAGTCCATCAAAACAAACGACAAGTAGTCATAATCACAATTCAAATACTGTTTCAGGAGTGCCGCACGAAGAACGGATTCTGCTGATAGTCCGTTCCGCCCAGTGTTCTGTTTATCACCAGAACTTAAGTCCTCATAAATCCAGTCATTGAACTGTGGATGGGCGTCAAGCCATTGCGAGATACCGGAAAGCTGGGAGCAGATTTCATGAGGTACGTAATGGAGTTCCATACTACACTGCGGGTTGCGTTTTTTGCGCATTTGGAGTCCTCTGTTTTTGGCAATCCCTTATGTTTCTTGCTCTTGGGAAGTTTAGTCGCCAGATAGCAGTAGGGCTCCACTTAATTTTTCAGGATAAAATCTACAGTTTTCAATTGGTTGTGTTTTTGGACGAGAACTAGCTATATCGCCCTTGGCAAATGGCAGGATATTCGTGATCCCGGTAATGGGCAGATGACTGGTTCTGGAACCGGCACCATTCTGTTTGCAACCGGCTCGGCAGCGATTACCCTCGATGCGCTGCCTGATCCTGACAGTGCCATTGTATTTAGCTATGTGGCGCAGAATGATGATGAAGTAACCATTCGCACAGGCTCGGTGCCGGTGGATGATATGACCTTCCGGCATACCGTCGAGAAGCCCGGTATTAAACCCGGCTCAATGACAGTGACGTATGTTTCCTCCGGGGAGAATAAAACCCTGACCGATCAGGCTAATGGTCTGCTGACGGGCGATGGTAGCGGCGCTATTCATTACGCTCCCGGCGAGTTGAGCTTTAAGCTGGATAACCTGCCCGATAGCGGCACCGAGATTCAACTGACCTATGAAGAAGGCACCAGTGCTGGTGGCGAGGTTATTGTGGCTGTGGATGGTCAGGGCGTTATGAGCGGCACCATTCCGGGGGCTCCCTTGCTGCCAGGTTCTATCCAGCTGCAATTTCTGGTCGAGCAGCTGTCCAACGTTCCCAATGGCGCAAGGCAGGAGGATGACTGGACAACTTATGAGACCACCAGAAATGTCGCCAAGCAGGTCAGCGATGATACAGCGGGAGGGTGGCGGGGGGTGACCGGCACCATTGATTACCAGACAGGCGCCTTTACCATTCTGGCTTTGCAGGATTACTCCTATCCAGAATGGCGGGTTTCAAGAACGTATAACAACGGTTACATCAGAAAGGTCGAGGCCACCAATACCACCAAGACCCAAACCTTCAATGGCAGCACTATTACCGCCATTGCACAGGCGAGCAACCTCAGTCATGCGCCGTATAACGAGAATATTACCTCGCCAGAGCTAACCATTGATCTGTTGCCCTTGATGGACAATGTCGTTTTGCTTCCCGGCAGCGTGGTCTTTGAATGGAATGGTGAAACCTACTATGACCGGGATGGTTCCCTCTATAAAAACCTGAGTACTGAAACCAATGCCGGTGTTCAGGTCGGCAGGGTGGATTACAGCGGGGGAATGGCGACACTGGCCAGTTATCCGTCCGGAACCGTCAACACGGCCACCATTCAGGCAGCGGCGACCATTGGCGTTGGCTTCAAGATCGATGCGGTGGCCTTCCGTACTCCCGGCGCTCCAATCCGTCAGGGCAGCTTGCAGCTAACGGCGGTGCGGGTGGATAACGGGGATATTATTACGGCGACAGCTGACTTTAATGGCGAGTTTGATACCGCAGAAGTGGTCGGGAGCATCGACGTGACTACTGGCTGGTGCGAGATTCAATTTATCGATGGAAACTCTCCTGAAAAGAAGCCGATTTACGTGATCCCGCAAAGTGTCCGTTACAACTGCGTGGTGGAAACCAGTCTGCCGTTGGATGCTGAATTGATCGGCCTCGACCCGGTGCGTCTGCCTCCCGATGGCAAAGTGCCAATCTATCGAGCCGGGGATATTGTGGTTATCAGTCATACGGCCACCACGGATGCTGGCACGCCAACGGCAGGACAAGTGATTAACCTGGCTCGTGACCATCAGGCAGAAATAGTGGTGGAAGATAGCGCAGGGGCTCTGCTAGCCAGCGATCAATACACCGTCGATAGAGAGGCAGGCACCGTTACCTTTGCTGATCCGTTGAGCCTGATTGATGCTAACAGTAACCCGCTATCGGCACCCTATACCATCAAGGATCGGGTGGAGCACATGAGCGTATTAAGCGATGTGCAGATCAATGCTCGACTTTAGAGTTTTAAGAGCACAATAGTTCCGGCGCATAATCTGCTAAAAGCAACCATCCCCAATGACGAAATTCGAGATGGTTGCCATGCTCACTTCAGATCATCAAGTAATCCTCAGGGAGCTCGCTTCATATACAACCTTTCTTGCTGGAGCGCTATCATCAACTGCAGTACCAACGTTCTGCGAACTGCTGTTCGGTTGCATGCTTTCAGCCGACGGCTTTGTTACACAGGCGTTGTTAACAATTGATTTTCATTGTGTGTGGAGCAGCTACCACCACTGGCTATCTCAGGGCAAGTGGCAATGGAAGAACTTGGCACGCCACTTGATCCGTCTGGTCTGCTCCAAAGCTCCTGAGAATCAACCTGTGGTCCTGGGGCTTGATGACTGGGTAATCGAACGGTTTTCCGACAAAGCCCCTGCTTGTCGTACACATCATCAACACAGCAAGAAACGCAATCGGCCGACGTACATCTGGGGGCAGTGTTGGGTTTCCCTGGCCATCATATTTGAGCGGGCTGCAGATGAAGTATTTACCGCCATACCGGTGATCTCATTTCCGACACCAGCTTCAGGTAACACCAGCAAACTGAAAATTGCCGTGGCCATGCTCAGGGTGGTACGCAATGAAGTGAAGGATCGAGTGCTACGCCTGCTAACCGATTGCTGGTATATGAACTGGACACTGATAAAGCCAGCTCTGGAAATGAACATAGAAGTTGTTGGTCAGATACCTTCAAATCGG is a window encoding:
- a CDS encoding ISNCY family transposase; translation: MRKKRNPQCSMELHYVPHEICSQLSGISQWLDAHPQFNDWIYEDLSSGDKQNTGRNGLSAESVLRAALLKQYLNCDYDYLSFVLMDSMLFRDFCRLEPNQRPSRSSLHGLISLLTASTWERINNCQLMTAKDQGIEKGRTVAIDSTVTESDIKPPCDSDLLASSVKEICRLLERGQTLTATPLYEYTHHNRAVKDAARKCIYAGKEERHQHYKKLLQLTRKSRKVLIEATVTLANARQQGQCLLADDADKWQADVDHLLPLVDAIVSQTERRVFKGEKVPAQEKVVSLYEPHTDIIVKDRRQVQYGHKLNLVQGKSRLILDLVIEEGNPADSDQFIPMMERQKEIYGRVPRQTSGDGGYACRANLEKAKAMGISDVAFNKKRGLEVEEMTKSQYVYKTLFRFRAGIEAGISWLKRCFGLSRCHCKGSERFDSHCWLSVVCYNLVILARHPAPS
- a CDS encoding ISNCY family transposase; translation: MRKKRNPQCSMELHYVPHEICSQLSGISQWLDAHPQFNDWIYEDLSSGDKQNTGRNGLSAESVLRAALLKQYLNCDYDYLSFVLMDSMLFRDFCRLEPNQRPSRSSLHGLISLLTASTWERINNCQLMTAKDQGIEKGRTVAIDSTVTESDIKPPCDSDLLASSVKEICRLLERGQTLTATPLYEYTHHNRAVKDAARKCIYAGKEERHQHYKKLLQLTRKSRKVLIEATVTLANARQQGQCLLADDADKWQADVDHLLPLVDAIVSQTERRVFKGEKVPAQEKVVSLYEPHTDIIVKDRRQVQYGHKLNLVQGKSRLILDLVIEEGNPADSDQFIPMMERQKEIYGRVPRQTSGDGGYACRANLEKAKAMGISDVAFNKKRGLEVEEMTKSQYVYKTLFRFRAGIEAGISWLKRCFGLSRCHCKGSERFDSHCWLSVVCYNLVILARHPAPS
- a CDS encoding transposase produces the protein MTKFEMVAMLTSDHQVILRELASYTTFLAGALSSTAVPTFCELLFGCMLSADGFVTQALLTIDFHCVWSSYHHWLSQGKWQWKNLARHLIRLVCSKAPENQPVVLGLDDWVIERFSDKAPACRTHHQHSKKRNRPTYIWGQCWVSLAIIFERAADEVFTAIPVISFPTPASGNTSKLKIAVAMLRVVRNEVKDRVLRLLTDCWYMNWTLIKPALEMNIEVVGQIPSNRALYALPPAPTVKKRGRPKKYGIKMTTEQVKKLPEEKATVWMYGKFRKIRYRTLICRARFLKGREVRVVWSRFENDKGLTESRIFISTNPELEGLEVLRAYSRRWPVEPMFHQLKHAFGCCHLWQQKLRTLLRWMHLKMAGYALLQLLTVCKNQACLNISRIPWRSPDTTTAGMMKIALSGIIPRFSIRKGWNRYKQKYEFNFRDLIDQLIPDNSEAA